The Candidatus Methylomirabilota bacterium genomic interval GGAGAGAGTTCGACTTCAGTCGCGATCTGTTCCCGAGGCTGATGCAGGAGGGCCGCGCCCTGTACGGGCATGTTGCAACCGGGTACTGGAAGGATGTGGGCGATCTAATTGAGTACCGCCTTGCGCATCGAGACATCCTGGCCGGCATGGTGAAGGTCACACTCCCCGGAAAGCAGGTGGAGGGCCTTGATAAGCCGATCTGGCTTGGCGAGGGGAGTCGCATCGATTTCACTGCGTCGTTAAGAGGTGGCGTCCTGGTCGGTAGGCACACGCAGGTCGGGCCAAACACCCATATCACGCGGAGCGTCATCGGCGATAATTGCGTCATCGAGGAGGGCGCCGTCATCGTCGGTTCGGTCCTCTGGAACAATGTCTTTATTGGCGCCCGGGCCGTTTTGAAGGAGAACGTGGTCGGCCGGGGAAGCGAGATCAAGGCAAATGCCCACATCTTTGAGGGCGCGTTGATCAGCGAACAGTGCAAGGTCGGCGAGGGGTCAGTGGTGAAGGCCGACGTCAAGGTGTGGCCCCACAAAGTGGTAGAAGACGGAGCCGTCCTGGCCACCAGTCTGATCTGGGGCCAAAAATGGTCTCGGTCTCTGTTCGGGGCCTACGGCGTGACCGGACTGGCCAATCTCGAGATCTCGCCCGAGTTCGGGGCCAAACTTGGAGCATGTTTTGGGGCGACCCTCCGAATGGGGTCGATCATCCGAACCAGTCGCGATAGTCACCAGGCCTCCCATATGGTCAAGCGGGCCATTATCAGCGGCCTTCTCTCTGCTGGCGTGAATGTGCGTGATTTTCGCGTCGCCCCCATCCCTGTGGTCCGGTACAGTATGAGCGCAGGCAGCGCGGTGGGCGGCGTCCATGTCCGAAAGTCCCCCTTCGATCCGGAGCTGATCGACATTATATTCTTTGATGAACGCGGCATGGATATCTCATCCAGTCGGGAGAAAAGCATCGAACGGCTCTTCTTCCGGGAAGATTTCCGCCGCGCCAAAGTCGATGAGATCGGCCGCATCTCGCCTCCCTCGTACGGCATGGACTATTACCAGGATGGAATACTGAGCTTTATCGATCGGGATACGCTCAGCCGTCGCGGCTTCAGGATCGTCGTCGACTACGCCTACGGCTCATCGTCGATCATCTTCCCGCAAATCCTTGGGATGCTAGGGTGTGAAGTGATTGCGTTGAACGGCTGCATGGACGAGAGCAAAATCACCAAAAGCGCGGAGGGGTTCCATCGTTCGCTGCAACAACTCTCGGAGATCGTCAAAAGTCTCCGGGCCGACATGGGGATCATGCTCGACGCCGGGGGAGAAAAGATTTTCATTGTGGATGACGCCGGCAATCTGCTGAGCGACGACCTGGCTCTGGCAGTCATAGCCCTGCTGGTGATGCGGACCCATTCTCCAGCGGTGATCGGCATCCCGATCACCGCCAGTTCGGTCATAGAAGAGCTGGCTCGAGACTTAGGCTTCGGGGTCCTCAGGACAAAAACGGCTCCGCGAGCATTGATGGAAGCGGCAACACAGGAAGGTGTGATCTTTGTGGGCGACGGTCTCGGCGGTTTCATCTTCTCCGGGTTCCAACCGGCCTTTGACGGGATGCTGGCCATCCTTAAGCTCTTGGAGATGCTCGCGTCTCAGGACCTCCGATTACATCAGTTCATCCCGTCTATTCCTCAGCGTTTCAAATGTCGCGAGCAAGTGCCGTGTTCCTGGGAGCGGAAGGGCGGGACGATGCGGGCCCTGATCGCCGCCACGGCGGATGATCGCATCGAGCTGGTGGACGGGGTGAAGGTCCACCTTGACAGCGACTGGGTGATCCTCTATCCGGATCACGACCGACCGTATTTCCATATCATCGCCGAAGCCGATACGCCGGCACGGGCAGAAACCCACGTATCCCGATATCGGGACATCCTTGAGCACTGCATGAAGGCAAACGCTGGGGAGGCGGCCTCGTGAAGCCCATCCGGTTCGGTACCTCCGGCTGGCGCGATATCATCGCCGATACCTTCACCTTTGCCAATGTTCGCCTTGTGGCGCGAGCCATTGCAGAACACCTGCTCGCTGAGGGGATTGATCAACCGTATGTGGTTGTAGGGTACGATACACGCTTTCTCTCGGAGGCCTTCGCGGCCGAGACGGCGGCAGTTTTGGCAGCTCACGGTGTCCGGGTCTGGCTCACTGATCGGGACGTACCCACGCCCGTTGTCGCATATGAAGTGATTCGCCGCGGCGCAGCCGGCGGCCTGAACATTACGGCCAGCCACAACCCGTCCGAATATAACGGGCTCAAATTCTCCGGCCCTTCCGGCGGCCCGGTCCTTCCCGCGGTCACCGACCGAATCGAGAAGAGGGTTCAGGGGCTGCTGGCGCAACCCGAGACCCCGTGTCCTCCGCTCGGAGAGCTGGAGGCCAAAGGCCTTGTGGTACGGATTGACCCGCGGCCGACATACCTGAACCGACTGCGAGAGTTGGTAGATCTGCACACGATCGCTGCAGCACGCCTGAAGGTGGCGGTCGACCTGCTCTATGGAACTGCCGGGGGCTACCTGGACGAGATCCTGCGCGAGGCCGGGTGTGACGTACAGATCCTGCACGGATCCAGAAATCCCGCGTTCGGCGGTATGGCGCCGGATCCCTCAGAAGCGAACCTGCGGGAGCTTGCGGCGTTCGTAAGGTCCGGCGGATTCCAGCTTGGATTGGCCACCGATGGTGATGCCGATCGATACGGGATCATTGACCGGGACGGCCGCTTCATCGAGCCAAACTATATCCTGGCTCTTCTCCTGCGACATCTGATCACAACTCGCGGATGGCGCACGGGGGTCGCTCGATCGGTAGCCACCAGCCATCTTGTTGATGCGGTAGCTCGGCCGCAAGCGGTCCCGGTGTATGAAACCAAGGTCGGGTTCAAATACCTTGGTGAACTCATCACTCAAGGCAAGGTCGCGCTCTGCGGCGAGGAAAGCGCCGGTCTGTCGATCCTTGGGCACGTGCCTGAAAAGGATGGAATTCTTGCCGCCCTCTTAGTCACAGAAATGGTCGCCATGGCCGGTGGTACCGGTGTCCAAGGCCTGCTCGATGCGCTCTATGCCGAGGTGGGGGGCGCGATTTACGCTCGCCGCCTGAACCTCCATCTTACGCCGGAACAGCAAGGACGCCTGGCCGATCGTCTGAAAGAGTTACCAACGCGGGTGGCCGGACTGGCCGTGGTGGAGGTGAACAGACTGGATGGCACGAAACTGCTGCTTGAGGACGGCAGTTGGTTCCTCGTGCGGTCTTCAGGAACAGAACCGGTCGTGCGTCTCTACCTGGACGCGCATTCCGAGGCGCAGATCGAGGAGTTGACCGCAGCGGCCCGGGCGCTCCTCGACGTCTGATGGCCGTAGATGGAGTGAGGATGCGGACGGGACGGGTTGTCGCCGGCAGACAGGAAGAGTTCGCAGCGGCGAGGAGCGCCCGCAAACGGCGACTCACCTTCGTCGCCGTACTGGCGATTGTGATTGCGGTAGCCTCTGTGGGCGGGAAGAAGAGTCTCGTCAAGGTCCTTCAAATGAGCAAGACCAGAACCGAGCTTCAGCAGGAGATCACACGGCTCAGGCAGGTCAACGAAGAACTAGATCGGGAGATCCGGGCCTTCGTCAATAATCCGGGTCAGGTCGAGGCGATTGCTCGCGAGGATCTCGGACTGGTGAAACCAGGGGAAATCGTGTACCAGTTCGGTCCGCCGAGACCGACCACTGCTCCGCCCGCCTCCTCCCGTTAAGGTGCCGCTCCATCCTTGATCCGATCCCTCTGCGTACCTTCATCATGATAAGGTCTTATTATGTGCGGGCTGGACTTTTGTGCTTGACAATGCTCAGCAGTTTCGTGTACCTTCACTATTAACGTGCGGCGTGTGGTTGGAGTAACAGGCAAGTGGCCTTCAGGGGTATATCCCCACGGTAGCGGCCAGTCAACAGTTGTAGTAAAAAGGAGATGATGCCAGATGGCAGGAATGTCGCAGGTCGTACTTGACATACTTATGACACCAATGGGAGCGATCGCCGGGCTCGTCGCAGTTGTCGTGCTTGTTCTTTTCGCTCGGTGGGTCTTTACCGACCAGCCGCAGAAGTAACGCAGCCGCACTCGAACCTCCCATCACGTCTTACACGTACGAGAGGATCGAAGGCCTACAGTAGTGGGCCTTTGGTCTTCCCTGTCCAGCGTAGCGCCTCAGCGTTAAATAACCAGCCTATCCGATGAGCCAAAAGCTCTTGCCAAAGACTCACGATCCAACTATACTACGTTATCAAACACATATGGACAGCGGACTTGCCGTTAACGAGAGGCGTGGAGTACGGCCGAGCGGAGAGGCGACAGTGAAACGCGTGAGCATTCTGGGCTCAACAGGGACAATCGGGGTCAAGGCGTTAGCCATGATCGATCTGCACCGCGACTCTTTTGAGATAGCGGCCCTTGCGGCTAGGGATAATATCGATCTTGTGGAGCAACAGATCAGGCAATTTTCCCCACGCATTGTCGCCGTCGGAACATCGAATGCCGCAAGAACCCTAAAGGAACGAGTAAAAGACATCCCTGTCGAGATCGTATGGGGAGACGAGGGCGTACTGAATGTTGCCACGGCGTCTGAGGCCGACATCGTTCTCACCGCGATCGTCGGCGCGGCTGGCCTGCTCCCGAGCCTTGCCGCTATCAAAGCGGGAAAGGATATTGCCCTCGCCACGAAGGAGGTTATGGTGATGGCGGGGGAGCTGGTGATCGCCGAGGCCCGAGCGCGAGGCGTTCGGCTCCTTCCCGTAGATAGTGAACATTCGGCCATCTTCCAATGTCTGGGTGGACAACATAGCTGCGCGTATTTGAAGCGAGTGCTCTTGACTTCCTCAGGAGGACCGTTCCGCCAGCGATCCAAGGAAAGCTTCGCCAGCATTACTCCGGATGAGGCGCTACGGCACCCAACATGGGTTATGGGGAAGAAGATTACTATTGATTCGGCCACCCTTATGAATAAGGGATTGGAAGTCATCGAGGCCAGCTGGTTCTTCTCCCTCACGCCGCAACAGATCGACGTCATCATTCACCCGCAGAGCATTATCCATTCAATGGTAGAGTTCGTGGATGGGGCGATCCTGGCTCAGATGGGGGTGACCGATATGGGACTGCCGATCCTGTACGCCCTCTCATTCCCTGACCGGCTACAGACTCCACTGCCGCCCCTTGACCTGAACAGTCTGTCGGCGTTGACCTTTGAACCGGTTGACCGCGAGAAGTTCCCGTGTCTTGGATTCGCCTATCAGGCGCTCCAGGCCGGTGGAACCTATCCGGCTGTTCTCAACGCCGCCAACGAAGTGGCGGTGGACCTGTTTCTCTCCGGTCGGATTAACTTCCCTGACATTTCCGCCCTCATCGCTAGAGCGATGGACAGCCACCGGGGTCGCAAGATCGATTCCCTTGAAGATGCCATAGATGCTGATCGCGAGGCCCGGGAACTCGTGTTGGCGGCACTGCCAACCTAAGGTGAGGAGAAGAGTTTGCACGCTGGTATGATGGCCTCGATACCTACGGTTGCCCTCAGCCTCTTGGGTGCGATCGATCCTCGACCGTTTCTCTCACGCCTTGACTATCTTCTGTGGGCTGTTCTTGTTCTGGGTGCGCTCATCTTCGTTCACGAGCTCGGCCACTTCCTGGTGGCCAAGCGGGCGGGGGTCAGGGTCCTGAAGTTTTCTCTCGGTTTCGGCCCGAAGATCATCGGGTTCACGCGCGGCGGGACCGAATATCTCCTGTCTGCTATCCCGCTTGGCGGCTATGTCAAGATGCTCGGCGAGGATCCAAAGGAAGAGGTCGTCGACCAGGAAGGGTCGTTCTCCGAAAAACCGGTCGGATGGCGCTCGCTGATCATCCTGGCCGGTCCGGGATCAAATTTTCTTCTTGCCGTCGCTATCTTTTGGGTTGTCTTCACACTCGGCGTCCCGACCCTCGCTACCAAGGTGGGAGAGGTCATGCAGGACTTTCCGGCGCACGAGGCCGGCGTGCTGGTCGGCGATCGAATCAAGGCGATCGACGGGCACCCCATTGAGAAGTGGGAGGAGCTGGCAACCCAGATCCATAAAAGCCCCGGGCGGCCTGTTCGCCTGACAGTCGAACGAGAGGGGAACCGGTTTGATCTGGTGGTGGCTCCAAAGGCCACTCGCCAGAAGAACCTCTTCGGGGAGGAACAGGAGGTCGGCCTGCTCGGGATCGCGCCGGCCGAAGAGTTCCTCACCGAACGGATCAATCCGGTCGCCGCATTGGCAAAAGCGCTCTACAAGACGTACGATCTCAGCCGCCTGATCCTGCTCACCTTTGTCAAGCTGATCCAGGGGGTCGTCCCGGCGAAGACCATCGGCGGACCGCTCCTGGTGGCGCAGATGGCCGGCCAGCAGGCGCGCCAAGGTATCTTGAATCTTATGTTCTTTACCGCGTTGCTATCCATCAACTTGGGGATCCTGAATCTGCTTCCGATCCCTATTCTGGATGGGGGACACCTGTTCTTTTCTCTGATTGAAGCGGTTCGCGGTAAACCAGTCAGCCTGCAGAAGCGAGAGATGGCCCAGCAGGTCGGACTGGCCCTGTTGGTGGCCCTGATGATTTTTGCCTTCTACAACGATATCTTCCGCCTGCTCGGAAGACAGTAATATGATTGAACGACGTAAGACGCGGCAGATTCAGGTGGGAACCGTCAAGATCGGCGGCCACGCGCCGGTATCGGTCCAGTCGATGACGAAGACCGATACGCGGGATGTCCGGGCCACGGTGGATCAGATCTGGGCATTAGAGGTCGCCGGATGTGATATCGTGCGGGTCGGCGTCCCGGAGAGAGAAGCCGCAGAAAAACTGTGGGAGATCCGTAAGCAGATCCGAATCCCCTTAATCGCCGACATCCACTTCGACTACAGGCTTGCCCTGATCGCTCTCGAACAGGGCGTAGACGGCCTCCGTCTCAACCCAGGTAATATCGGGGACCGTTCTCGCGTGGAGGAGGTCGTCAAGGCGGCGGCCGAGCGAAAGGCGCCGATCCGCATCGGCGTGAACGCCGGATCTCTGGAAAAGGATCTGCTGGCCAGAGACGGTGGGCCGACTCCAAAGGGGATGGTGGAGAGCGCCCTGCGCCACATTCGGATTCTCGAAGATTTGAACTATCCCGAGATGAAGGTCTCGTTGAAGGCCTCTGATCCCCTGATGATGATTGAGGCGTACCGCCTGCTGGCGGAAGAGATCGAATACCCCCTCCACCTGGGTGTCACAGAGGCCGGGACACCAGGAGTGGGAACGATCAGGTCGGCCGTCGGTATCGGGACGCTGCTGGCCGAAGGGATCGGTGACACGATCCGGGTGTCGCTCTCGGCTGATCCCGTTGAGGAGATCAAAGCTGGCGTTGAGATCTTGAAGTCACTCGGACTTCGGAGGGGTGGACTCACGTTGGTCGCCTGTCCATCTTGCGCGAGAGCCGATATCGATCTGGTTCCCCTTGCCAAGGAGGTAGAGCGGCGGCTGGCGGGGATCACGAAGGAGATCCACGTCGCCGTGATGGGGTGCGAGGTCAACGGACCGGGAGAGGCCAGAGGGGCCGATATCGGGGTCGCCGGCGGCAAGGGGATCGGCTGGATTTTCAAAAAGGGAGCGGCGGCGCGGAAAGTCAAGGAGTCCGAGATCGTTGACGCCTTGGTCGAGGAGGTCAACAAGATGGTGTCAGAAGGCGACGGTCATGCCTAGCGGTCAGATAGAAAGCTTTTGCTGAATGCTGGCTGCTAATAGCTGACCTCTATTTCCGAGGGAGGATGGACGATCCATTCCTCCTTTTATTTTTGTCGGTCGGATTTACATGAGACGACAGGTATTGCGATGCGTTGGACAAGGTCGCTGATCCCGACACTGAAAGAAGAACCTGCAGAAGCCGAGGCGGTCAGTCATAAGCTGATGGTCCGCGCCGGCTTGGTCCGGCAACTCGCAGCCGGGATCTATATCACCCTGCCGCTGGGCCAGCGAGTGATGGACAGAATCAGCGCCATCATCCGCGAGGAGATGAACCAAATCGGCAGTCAGGAGATCACTATGCCGGTCCTGCACCCGGCGGAGCTGTGGCAGCAGACCGGGCGATGGGCAACGATCGGCGAGGAGATGTTTCGGTTGCACGATCGCGGCAAGCGGCAGATGTGTCTCGGAATGACGCACGAAGAGGTCATCGCCTGGCTGGCGGCGCGTGAGATCCGCTCCTACCGAGACCTCCCGCAGATCTGGTATCAGATCCAGACCAAGCTTCGGGACGAAGCGAGGCCCAAGAGCGGCGTCCTGCGGACGCGGGAGTTCGTGATGAAGGACTCCTACTCATTGGATCGGGACGAGGCGGGGCTGGAGAAAAACTACGAACTCCATAAGGAGGCGTATTGCCGTATCTTCGCGCGTTGCGGCTTGGCCTTTCACGTCGTTGAAAGCGATCCGGGCATGATGGGCGGCGCGGTCGCACACGAGTTTATGGCGCCGAGTGAAGCCGGAGAGGACGAGATCGCCCTGTGCGACCGCTGCAGTTACTCGGCTAATGTCGAGCTGGCTGTCTCCAGGTTGCGAAGCCCGGTATTCCCGGAGTGGGACCTGGAGGAGATCGCCACACCAGGCGCCGGAACCATTGAAGAGGTGTGCCGCTTCCTCCGGATCGACCCGGCGCTGACCATCAAGTCGTTGCTGCTCGTGACAAAAGATGGCTCGGTCCTGGCCCTACTAAGGGGCGATCAGCAGCTCCATGAGAAGAAGCTCGCAAGGGTGGTCGGAGAGGCTCGCCCGGCCCATCGCGATGAAATGCTGATGCACCTCGGGGCCGGACCCGGCAGCATCGGTCCCGTCGGCGCAAAACTACCCATCATTGCCGATGAGTCGTTGCGCAAAGGTCGATATGTCGCCGGGGCCAACAAGGATGGATTTCATCTTCGTGGTGTTGGGCCGGGCATCCACTTCCAGCCGCGTTGGGCCGATATCCACCAAGTGTCAAACGGGGATCAGTGTCCACATTGCGAGGGCAGCCTGCGCATCGAACGGGTGATTGAGGTGGGAAACATCTTCAGGCTCGGGACGAAATACTCCGTCTCGATGAAGGCGGTCTACCTGAATGAAGCGGGGGAGGAATGCCCTATCGTGATGGGAAGCTACGGAATTGGACTGGCGCGTATTGCGGCGGCGGCAGTTGAACAGTGCCACGACGACCTGGGAATCGTCTGGCCTCCGGCTCTCGCGCCCTTTCAACTCCATCTGCTGCCGGTCAACATGCGCGATCAAAAGATGGCGGAGCTGGCGGAGGCGCTCTATATCCAACTCCAGCGGGCGGGAATCGAGGCCCTGTATGATGACCGGGATGAGCGAGCCGGAGTGAAGTTCAAGGACGCTGATCTGCTTGGTCTGCCCCTTCGGATGACCGTTGGGACCCGGGCCATCAAAGAGGGAACGGTTGACTTGAAGGTACGAAAGACCGGCGAAGAGTCGCAGATCCCGATCTCGGAAGCGGTCTCCAGGGCGCAAGCCCTCCTTACCCGCTCCGCGGAGCCACAATACCAAAAGTAGACCCCCCGTGAGAACAATATCTCCACTGGGGGGTCCTTGACTTCACGTTTATTCGACTATGAACTACAGCTTGACGACGTTAGCGGCCTGCTTTCCCTTCGGCCCTTCCACGACATCAAACTCCACTTCCTGGCCCTCCGCCAGCGTCCTGAAGCCATTACCCTGGATGGCAGAGTAATGGACGAACAGGTCGCCACCCTCAGATCGCTCGATAAAGCCGTATCCCTTGGCCTCGTTGAACCATTTTACCTTCCCGGTGCCTCGCACGCCCTCACCTCCTCTCTGTAGACCCTCAACGCTCCTTCGCCGTCGAGTCGCTTCCTTAATCACTTAAGGCCCCGGGCCTTTGCATACAAAAAACCGCGGCTCTGCCCTTCTCTAGAGCTCACGGTCCCTCAGCAGTCCCGACAAGCCACGCCTACCATCGGAAGCGGCGAAAACTTATCGTATCCTCTGGACACTGTCAAGCGATTTTTGCGGGCATGATACCAATATAGGGGGGACTGAATCAACCTGGAACCAACTGGAGGGAACGGATCTTACATCAGTTGGAGGGGAACCAGCGGAGCCCTTGCTGACAGTCAGGCTGGTTTCTTCCGCCTGCCGTTCATATAGTATCGTACGCCGCCTGCCAAGGCGCAAAGCGCCAACAATGTAACGGCCAGCTGGAACCCCAGATTTGACACAATCCAGGGAAGGCGGCTGTGCGCCCTTACCGGCAGACCCACAGTAAAGGGGAAGCTGTAGGTAGGATTCACGGCATGTATCTCGGCTTCTGTAGGGTCAGTGCCGGGCCCGTGGGTATGACTGACCCGCTGCCATTCCCCAACTTCGGAACCGCGATGCGGCTTGTGGGCAATACCGGGCCCCACCTTTTCCAACGTCATGAGAGCGATGTAGTGACCGGCCTTGGGGATCTCGGTATCGATCCGTATCGACCCATCACCATACACAGCAGGCGGAAGCGAGAAGACAGCGTGCGAGTGTTCGCCGCTGCCCTTGTCCTCGTGGGCCCCAACGGCCTCAACAATCCGGACCGAGATGGGGAGCTGTCGCATCTCTTCATTGTACAGGTCAAACGCTATCGACAACTTGCCGGTCTTCGGAACGCCCTCGCAGTAGGACTGAAATTCCTCCTTCACCTTCTTCGAACCTACTTCGTGCAACAAGGGAACCATGCCTGCGCCCACAAGCTCCTGATAGGCCGTGAAGTGAACAGTATAGTGACCCTTCTGGGCAGTGCAGGCATCTGCGGCGTCCCAGTCGCCCATCACATCACCACCGCCATGGGCAAACGCCTGAGATACCCCCAAGACAGGCAAGGACATTGCACAAAGTAACAACACTACGCGTTTCACCTCACCCATACTCCTCTCTTACTAATCTAGAGCGCCCTTCTTCTGCCGTCAAGCTTAATATCCCCACCAGATCAGCCGCAGGCTGATCCGCTCGGCTATCACGGCGATTCATCCGGCTTGCCGGGTAAGCCGGGCTCGGTAAGCTTCACCGGGGTTAGGATCTGGGCAATCTGAGCCTCGGTGAGCAGCTTTCCCTCGCGAACCACGTCAATGATGCGCTTCTGCTCGCGTCCGGCGCGCTTCACCACCTCAGCGGCCCGGGCATAGCCGATATAAGTGTTCAGCGCCGTAGCCAGCGCCATACTGCTTTCGGCATAGCGGCGGCATCGGTTAGCATCAGCGACGATGCCGACAACACACCGGTCGACAAAGGCTCGCGTGGCGTTCTTCAGGATATCGATCGACTGATGCAGGTTGTAGGCCATGACCGGCATCATGACGTTCAGTTCAAGCTGCCCGGCCTGGGCCGCCATCGAAACGGTCAGGTCGTTACCGATCACCTGGAAGCAGACCATATTCACCATCTCGACTACAGATGGGTTGACCTTGCCCGGCATGATCGAGGAGCCCGGCTGCGCCGCAGGCAGCGCGATCTCGGCGAACCCTGTGGTGGGACCTGAGGTCAGGAGGCGCAGATCGTTGCAGATCCTGGTCAGCTCGAGCGCCAATAGCCGCAGGGCCGATGAGGCCTCCGCGACGGGCAGGTTCGACTGCATCGCTTCGCGCATGTCAGGCGCGGCGCTCCACTCGATTCTCGTCCAGGCGCGCAGGTACTCTACCAGTCTGGTGCGATACTGCTGGTGGGTGTTTAGACCGGTACCGACGGCGCTTCCACCGATCCCCAGCTCTTCAAGTGATCGTGCTGCGACGGCGATCCGCTCCTGACATTTTCCGATAGTTACCGCATAGGCCGCAAACTCCTGTCCCAGCCGGATAGGAACCGCGTCCTGCAGATGCGTTCGACCCGACTTCAGGATGTCGTCGAACTCCTTCGCCTTTCCGATCAGGGCGGTTTTCAGATCCTTCAGGACCGGCAGCAGCTCTTCCAGTAGCAAGCGAGCAGCCATCCGCATGGCGGTCGGAAAGACGTCGTTAGTTGACTGAGCCATGTTGACATGGTCATTGGGGTGAACTATCGTATAGTCGCCCTTCTTCCCGCCCAGAAGCTCGATGGCCCGGTTAGCCAGGACCTCGTTGACGTTCATATTAAAAGATGTCCCGGCGCCCATCTGGTAGACGTCTACCACAAACTGATCGCGGAGCTTGCCGGCCAGGACCTCGTCGGCCGCCGCTGCGATCGCCCTGCCTATCTCCGGCTTCAAGAGCTCCAAGTCGGTGTTGACCAGCGCGGCCGCCTTCTTGACCGTCACCATCGCCTCTACCATTTTCGGATGCAGCCGGAGCCCGCTGATGGGAAAGTTTTCCAGCGCCCTGACTGTCTGGAGGCCATAGTAGGCATCGACCGGAACCCCCTTCGGTCCCAACGAATCCTGCTCGATCCGCGTCGCCATCCTTTTCTCCCAAGCAGTTACGAGGTTTCGCACGGTGGCGTCTTCACCGCCAACGCCTTGAGTCGAGTCGGCGTAAGCTCGCTCCTGAGCGTCCAGGCTGGATCGGTATACTGATCCCTCTTCTTCATCAACAGCCATTCCTTCCCGGTCTCGCCCCTGGCGAACCGGGCGAGCGCGAACGTCCCCTTCAATTTCCGCCCGTTCAACACGAAAACGAGCTTTCCGCCTGCGAGCTGAACCTCCGGCGAAGTGGGCTCTATCGTCTCGTACGTCCCCTCATCCCACACTACTACGGGTCCAGCGCCATAACTGCCCTCCGGGATAATCCCCTCAAAGTTGATATAGTCCACTGTATGGTCGACGACCATCACGGCCAGCCGCTTGTCGGCAGGATTCATGGATGGACCCTTAGGGACCGCCCACGATTTGAGGATCCCGCCCATCTCGAGCCGAAAGTCGTAGTGCAGCCGCGTCGCCTTATGCTCATGGACGACAAACCGTAGCGTCACCCTTGCCGTGGATTTCGACATCTTCTTACACCTTCCCTGAAAGTGATCCCGTTTCACCCGGCATTATGTCATACGCACAAGGAGTGGAGCAAACA includes:
- a CDS encoding proline--tRNA ligase, which codes for MRWTRSLIPTLKEEPAEAEAVSHKLMVRAGLVRQLAAGIYITLPLGQRVMDRISAIIREEMNQIGSQEITMPVLHPAELWQQTGRWATIGEEMFRLHDRGKRQMCLGMTHEEVIAWLAAREIRSYRDLPQIWYQIQTKLRDEARPKSGVLRTREFVMKDSYSLDRDEAGLEKNYELHKEAYCRIFARCGLAFHVVESDPGMMGGAVAHEFMAPSEAGEDEIALCDRCSYSANVELAVSRLRSPVFPEWDLEEIATPGAGTIEEVCRFLRIDPALTIKSLLLVTKDGSVLALLRGDQQLHEKKLARVVGEARPAHRDEMLMHLGAGPGSIGPVGAKLPIIADESLRKGRYVAGANKDGFHLRGVGPGIHFQPRWADIHQVSNGDQCPHCEGSLRIERVIEVGNIFRLGTKYSVSMKAVYLNEAGEECPIVMGSYGIGLARIAAAAVEQCHDDLGIVWPPALAPFQLHLLPVNMRDQKMAELAEALYIQLQRAGIEALYDDRDERAGVKFKDADLLGLPLRMTVGTRAIKEGTVDLKVRKTGEESQIPISEAVSRAQALLTRSAEPQYQK
- a CDS encoding cold shock domain-containing protein, with translation MRGTGKVKWFNEAKGYGFIERSEGGDLFVHYSAIQGNGFRTLAEGQEVEFDVVEGPKGKQAANVVKL
- a CDS encoding 3'-phosphoesterase, with the protein product MSKSTARVTLRFVVHEHKATRLHYDFRLEMGGILKSWAVPKGPSMNPADKRLAVMVVDHTVDYINFEGIIPEGSYGAGPVVVWDEGTYETIEPTSPEVQLAGGKLVFVLNGRKLKGTFALARFARGETGKEWLLMKKRDQYTDPAWTLRSELTPTRLKALAVKTPPCETS
- a CDS encoding aspartate ammonia-lyase; translated protein: MATRIEQDSLGPKGVPVDAYYGLQTVRALENFPISGLRLHPKMVEAMVTVKKAAALVNTDLELLKPEIGRAIAAAADEVLAGKLRDQFVVDVYQMGAGTSFNMNVNEVLANRAIELLGGKKGDYTIVHPNDHVNMAQSTNDVFPTAMRMAARLLLEELLPVLKDLKTALIGKAKEFDDILKSGRTHLQDAVPIRLGQEFAAYAVTIGKCQERIAVAARSLEELGIGGSAVGTGLNTHQQYRTRLVEYLRAWTRIEWSAAPDMREAMQSNLPVAEASSALRLLALELTRICNDLRLLTSGPTTGFAEIALPAAQPGSSIMPGKVNPSVVEMVNMVCFQVIGNDLTVSMAAQAGQLELNVMMPVMAYNLHQSIDILKNATRAFVDRCVVGIVADANRCRRYAESSMALATALNTYIGYARAAEVVKRAGREQKRIIDVVREGKLLTEAQIAQILTPVKLTEPGLPGKPDESP